A single window of Methanomassiliicoccaceae archaeon DNA harbors:
- a CDS encoding desulfoferrodoxin, giving the protein MAKFRAVYHCKKCGNYVEVLYEGKGSLSCCDQEMELVEIKSADFALEKHVPYIEKKDGGVLVKVGKETAHPMTPEHYIIHIEICADGMLMRHYLKPGDKPEAFFKTDAKVITARELCNVHGVWKSNQ; this is encoded by the coding sequence ATGGCAAAATTCAGAGCTGTATATCATTGCAAGAAATGCGGGAACTACGTCGAGGTCCTTTACGAGGGAAAAGGATCGCTTTCATGCTGCGACCAAGAAATGGAGCTCGTCGAGATCAAATCTGCCGACTTCGCGCTCGAGAAGCACGTACCGTACATCGAGAAGAAGGACGGAGGAGTACTCGTGAAGGTCGGAAAGGAGACAGCCCATCCGATGACTCCCGAGCACTACATAATCCATATCGAAATATGTGCGGACGGGATGCTGATGCGCCACTACCTGAAGCCCGGAGACAAGCCCGAGGCCTTCTTCAAGACCGACGCCAAGGTGATAACCGCAAGGGAACTCTGCAACGTGCACGGGGTCTGGAAATCCAACCAGTGA
- a CDS encoding flavodoxin family protein, with product MKRKVLIICACGSKKGFTYTMCSEARNGFLAEGFDVEVVYPINMDISHCTGCGSCEGGGVCIIDDDMQRIYDSFATSDVVIMCTPIHYSGPSSVIKTVIDRFQTLWPRGSSGPGYMACMMCGGDVQPEFRGAMYVFKALSITAGSKWLGELKISGTDTRSPSDIKDECRTFVSSIASAAASGKDMCQMSGVNNG from the coding sequence GTGAAAAGGAAGGTTTTGATAATCTGCGCCTGCGGAAGCAAAAAAGGATTCACATATACTATGTGCTCCGAGGCCCGGAACGGATTTCTGGCCGAGGGTTTTGACGTCGAGGTTGTTTATCCGATCAACATGGACATCTCCCACTGCACCGGATGCGGTTCCTGCGAGGGCGGCGGAGTTTGTATCATAGACGACGATATGCAACGGATCTATGATTCCTTCGCGACCTCCGACGTCGTCATAATGTGTACCCCGATTCATTACAGCGGCCCTTCCTCGGTGATAAAGACGGTCATAGATCGGTTCCAAACATTATGGCCCCGCGGATCTTCCGGGCCCGGTTACATGGCCTGCATGATGTGCGGAGGGGATGTGCAACCCGAATTCAGGGGTGCCATGTATGTCTTCAAAGCGCTTTCAATAACGGCAGGATCGAAATGGCTCGGAGAGCTAAAGATATCGGGAACGGACACCAGGTCCCCCTCCGACATAAAGGACGAATGCAGGACATTCGTGTCATCCATAGCGTCCGCGGCAGCTTCCGGAAAGGATATGTGCCAGATGTCCGGAGTTAACAACGGTTGA
- a CDS encoding 2-isopropylmalate synthase encodes MEKMLAVSPYNRIALEGTEHIEGVMIFDTTLRDGEQAPGIAMGPEDKIRIAMALDDLGVDMIEAGFAASSEAEKDTLKKIAARRLDAQVYSLARSIRSDIDAVIDTGLDSIHTFIATSDLHMKYKLKMTPEQVKEKAVQTVEYAKDHGLKVQFSCEDATRSNLDFMKEVLVAVQGAHVDSINIPDTVGVITPRAMSYLISEIRKVVKVPIAVHCHNDMGLAVANSIAAVEAGARICHVCVNGIGERTGNASLEEVALNMFANYGIETIDLSKIGQTSKLVERITGFPIAYNKPIVGRNAFAHESGIHVHGVMSNTATYEPFLPELVGVDRRIVIGKHSGIHSVQGRLDELGIKFPEDHMTELMAAVKEMAVGGKQIDDAELMTIADHIMWKKVITDRAVSLEEFAVFTGKDITSTATVTVDIAGERRTVSETGVGPVDASIKAIRKAVNDKMSMEEYKLSAITGKSDSICEVTVMVKNVQGDGSLSVGKAVGLDIVETSVDATMAAINRDYARQRNDNGKDNC; translated from the coding sequence ATGGAAAAAATGCTCGCCGTGAGCCCATACAACAGGATCGCGCTCGAGGGCACTGAGCACATCGAAGGCGTCATGATATTCGACACCACCCTGAGGGATGGAGAACAGGCCCCCGGGATCGCGATGGGCCCCGAGGACAAGATCCGTATAGCCATGGCACTGGACGACCTCGGTGTCGACATGATAGAGGCGGGTTTCGCCGCTTCTTCCGAGGCGGAGAAGGACACCCTCAAGAAGATCGCGGCCCGCAGGCTGGACGCCCAGGTGTACAGCCTGGCCCGCAGCATCAGGTCGGATATAGATGCGGTCATAGACACAGGGCTGGACTCCATTCACACGTTCATAGCCACTTCAGACCTGCATATGAAGTACAAGCTGAAGATGACTCCCGAGCAGGTCAAGGAGAAGGCGGTGCAGACCGTCGAATACGCCAAAGACCATGGTCTGAAGGTCCAGTTCTCCTGCGAAGATGCCACCCGCAGCAACCTGGATTTCATGAAGGAGGTGCTGGTGGCCGTACAGGGCGCCCATGTGGATTCGATCAACATACCGGACACGGTGGGAGTCATCACCCCGAGGGCGATGTCCTATCTGATATCGGAGATCAGGAAGGTCGTGAAGGTGCCCATCGCGGTGCACTGTCACAACGACATGGGGCTGGCAGTGGCCAACTCCATCGCGGCCGTAGAGGCGGGAGCCAGGATCTGTCACGTCTGCGTCAACGGAATAGGCGAGAGAACGGGCAATGCGTCGCTGGAAGAGGTGGCCCTGAACATGTTCGCAAATTACGGTATCGAAACCATAGACCTGTCCAAGATAGGGCAGACCTCCAAACTGGTGGAGCGCATCACAGGCTTCCCCATCGCGTACAACAAGCCGATAGTCGGGCGCAACGCCTTTGCCCATGAATCCGGAATACATGTTCACGGGGTCATGAGCAACACCGCAACGTACGAACCGTTCCTGCCGGAACTGGTGGGGGTCGACAGGCGCATCGTCATCGGAAAGCACTCGGGAATACACTCGGTACAGGGAAGGCTGGACGAGCTGGGCATAAAGTTCCCGGAGGACCACATGACCGAACTGATGGCCGCCGTCAAGGAGATGGCCGTCGGCGGAAAGCAGATCGACGACGCCGAGCTGATGACCATAGCGGACCACATCATGTGGAAGAAAGTCATAACCGACAGAGCAGTGAGCCTGGAGGAGTTCGCGGTCTTCACCGGGAAAGATATAACATCTACCGCCACTGTGACCGTCGATATCGCGGGCGAGAGAAGGACCGTGTCTGAGACGGGCGTCGGTCCGGTCGACGCATCGATCAAAGCCATAAGAAAGGCCGTCAACGACAAGATGTCCATGGAAGAATACAAGCTGAGCGCCATAACGGGAAAGAGCGACTCGATATGCGAGGTGACCGTAATGGTTAAGAACGTTCAGGGCGACGGGTCCCTGTCCGTCGGCAAGGCCGTCGGGCTGGATATCGTCGAGACGTCCGTGGATGCTACCATGGCCGCCATAAACAGAGATTATGCCAGACAGAGGAATGATAATGGGAAAGACAATTGCTGA
- a CDS encoding NAD(P)-dependent glycerol-1-phosphate dehydrogenase, whose protein sequence is MDAFDKAKIMEFPRSVLIGHDVLDKLPEMCDSFRFGKTGLIVTGGNTYSVAGNVIEEYMSGKYDVSVLKTGNATLDSLEEVKKAAKETKSTFILAVGGGSKIDLSKIASKDLGIPFISIPTNAAHDGMASDRATLKMDMGPQSVSAVSPLGVLADTHVICQSPYRFLAAGCADVLSNFTALKDWEFARRLRNEDFSRSAYSLSLYAAETIMENSKLIRPDLEESVWIALRPIIISGISMSVAGSSRPTSGSEHMFSHAIDIMYPGRAMHGEQCGVGSIMMMYLHGGDWKVIRDALDNIGAPTTGKQIGLKDEDVVEALTAAAGIRKDRFTILGNGINHETATKVAEATGVI, encoded by the coding sequence ATGGATGCCTTTGATAAAGCCAAGATAATGGAATTTCCGAGAAGCGTCCTGATCGGCCACGACGTCCTTGACAAATTGCCTGAAATGTGCGATTCGTTCAGGTTTGGAAAAACAGGACTGATCGTAACCGGAGGGAACACCTACTCCGTGGCAGGAAACGTCATCGAGGAATACATGTCCGGCAAGTACGATGTCAGCGTTTTGAAGACGGGGAACGCGACGCTCGACAGTCTCGAAGAAGTCAAAAAGGCTGCCAAAGAGACCAAGTCCACCTTTATACTGGCCGTCGGCGGCGGAAGCAAAATAGATCTGTCAAAGATAGCATCCAAGGACCTCGGCATACCGTTCATAAGCATACCTACGAACGCCGCCCACGACGGGATGGCCTCGGACCGCGCCACGCTCAAAATGGACATGGGCCCGCAGTCCGTTTCTGCCGTCTCCCCTTTGGGAGTTCTCGCTGACACGCACGTCATATGCCAATCTCCGTACAGGTTCCTGGCCGCCGGATGTGCAGATGTTCTTTCAAATTTCACGGCACTCAAGGACTGGGAGTTCGCAAGAAGGCTCAGGAACGAAGATTTCAGCCGTTCCGCATACTCTCTCTCGCTGTATGCCGCGGAGACTATAATGGAGAACTCAAAGCTTATACGCCCAGACCTCGAGGAGAGCGTCTGGATAGCTCTGAGGCCGATAATAATCTCGGGAATTTCTATGAGCGTGGCCGGAAGCTCCAGGCCCACGAGCGGTTCGGAGCACATGTTCTCCCACGCCATCGATATAATGTACCCGGGAAGGGCCATGCACGGAGAGCAGTGCGGGGTCGGGTCTATCATGATGATGTACCTGCACGGCGGGGACTGGAAGGTCATAAGGGACGCGTTGGACAACATCGGCGCGCCTACCACGGGAAAGCAGATCGGGCTCAAGGACGAGGATGTCGTCGAAGCGCTGACCGCGGCCGCGGGAATACGCAAAGACAGATTCACCATCCTTGGCAACGGGATCAACCACGAGACGGCGACCAAGGTTGCCGAGGCCACCGGCGTAATCTGA
- a CDS encoding UPF0179 family protein gives MVTITFISEKSAKEGFSFYYLGPMDGCRECRLKSVCLNLERGALYRVKALRTQIHDCPETGEKLKVVEVEKIGIPAAMLKKNAIEGGKVTFQEIDCKMKGCDNWFRCHPPSGISGEKLTVKAVEGDTECPFGEAVVLVQLI, from the coding sequence ATGGTCACTATCACATTCATATCTGAGAAATCCGCCAAAGAAGGATTCTCCTTCTACTACCTGGGACCGATGGACGGATGCAGGGAATGCAGGCTCAAGAGCGTATGTCTGAACTTGGAGAGAGGCGCGCTGTACAGGGTCAAAGCGCTGAGGACGCAGATCCACGACTGTCCCGAAACAGGGGAGAAGCTGAAAGTTGTCGAGGTCGAAAAGATCGGCATACCTGCTGCGATGCTCAAGAAGAACGCCATCGAGGGCGGAAAGGTCACTTTCCAGGAGATAGACTGCAAAATGAAGGGCTGCGATAACTGGTTCAGGTGCCACCCCCCGTCGGGCATCTCCGGAGAGAAGCTCACCGTCAAGGCCGTGGAGGGCGACACCGAGTGTCCCTTCGGAGAAGCCGTGGTCCTCGTTCAGCTTATCTGA